TTGATCCACagtcttatttatttttcgaaactaTAGAATTTAACCTATTTTGAGACGGATTTTAACACCAGAAGCTGACCCACGAATGGCGACATAAACGTTTAtcacaaaagtgaattttctaaaaatatatcacAATCATGATCATGAAGCCCAGCTCAGCCCGAAGTGATAATGAGCCTGACAAGGGTTTCCGGTAAACGAGAcgtttttgtaagaaataagctggtcaacaaaaatttttctatacaatttcttatcttaatttttcaagTGATCCCATCATGGGGTACTTTCCATCTAAAGGTTCCACAAAGGATCAAGCTTACAAGCGatccatatttcaaagtatgTGTTTTATTATGTTTGGCTCATATTTCCTCCACCATTagaaaaactaaacactttatGAAGTTACCGAAATCGTTACTTTAAAACACAACGAAAAAGAAATTATCATATACAGAAAATTTTCTGGAAATCTATGTCAGCGAAATCCCATACCGATCACACATTTCAATGCTTCTTATAACactttcttaatataaaaaaaatattcactttcACTCACCTCTCATCCTTATCGTATTTCGGCAATGCGCCCGGCTCCAGCAGCACTGAGGATTCACTTTGCGGCTCCGCAGAGATACCCTGCGCACGCTGTCGTTGATAGGCCTGACCACTTTTACGCTGTTGCACACCAGCGCCCGGCGTAGTGGCCGTACTGGCGTGACGACTGAATGGAAACACACTTTGAAACTTATCCAGATGTGATTTCAGTTCGGCAATTTCGGTATCCTTTTGCTGCAGCGCACGCTGCATCTCCTGGATTTTCAGCTCTTTCGCCTGTATGATCTGCATGAAACGCTCCTCCTGCGCCGATGTGGGCACATAACTGTTATTCAGTATATTCATGGTTGGTGAGGAATCGAGTAGTGAGTTGATGGTGGGCGCATTCGCTGGCGGCGCATTGGCCGGCGCGGCGTTACCGCCTGCTATACACAGTCCTTGCATTTGTTCGTTGAGCAATTTTTGCTGTTGCGCCGCACAAAAATCGGCCGCTTGAGCTGCAGTCGTTGTGTAAAGTTGTGGCGGTGTACCGACCACAAAGGATGTGCCGCCGCCTTGGGCAACAGCTgcggccgcagcagcagcagcaacggtaCCCGGTGCGTTTGTGTTCAGGAATAAGCCTTGCGTTTGCGCCTGCAACTGTTGCAGTTGATGGTAGCGATGTTGTAATTgcagttcttgttgttgcaatgaGTTGATGTGTTGCGCGGCGGATGGCGGTACGGCGCCGTAAATGAATGTTTGCGTGATCACGTCTTGCTGTAGCGGTAACGTAAGCGTACGTATGGCACCCGTATTGCTGCCGAGTCCGGTGAGCGCGGGCAAACTATTGTTGTTCACCAGTCCCAGATCGGGTTGGAACTGAAAATTGGCGTTCGGCTCCTGCTGCATGGTGGCGGCGTTTTCACTTGTTCGCTCAGCGTCAACGTCGTCAACCTCTGTTGTCTCTGCCCCTTTCTTTGCTGCGGTCGTGTACGCGCTGTCGGTCTCTTCACCACAAGCGATAACGCCGTTGGCCGTGACGTTGTCGGCGTTCGAACGCAGAACCGTTGGTATACACGCGTTCGCCTCGGTAACGGTGCTGTTGTTTGTGTCAGCGATTGCGGAGGCGTTCGGGTCGGGATGACCAACAGAGATGCTACTTTCTCGCACCTCGTTGGCACTGACCGCGTTGTTGTACGCGTTTGTTTTCGCCAGACAATTTCGACTGCTGCTGCCTCTTAAACTGCTGCCAATGCCGCTGTCTGTGCTATTATTAAATTGATTATATTCGTCGTTCTCactacaatttgttgttgttgtcgattttCTTCCAACGTTGATTGTTGACTTTTGGCGGAACGATTGCCGCTCGTCTGTGGCGTTGGTTGCCGCCAAAGATTCTACGTTTGCTACACTctccgctgctgttgttgttgttgttgcggcggTTGTGTACAGCGCGTTTAGCTCGTTTGTGGTGGTGGTGGGTGGTGCGCCGTTCTGTTTTGCTGCTGGTGGATCTAGGGTGTTGTGTATGGTGCCGGGACCAAATGGTGCATTGCTATAGTTCTGAGTGCTATTACCGTTACTTGAGTTATTACTCTGGCTAAGTAACCACAAATTAGCGGGTTGTGTCGGTGCGGAAGgcgattgttgttggtgtttgtgaTTACTACTAGTCGGAGGTTTGGTTGTTATAACATTGCGCTTGAGCTGCTCATTATTATTAAACTGCAACCGATCGGGTGGTGGGGGCGGTAGTGAATGCGGTGAATCACTATCACTGTGCTCTGCTGTATTGGCTGGCCTCTTGGTAGCGAAGCACAGCCGGTCAAAACAAATGCGCATTCAAGCGATTTTTTTGACACGCTTCGAGTGAAAGCAAAATGGACGTGACGACAGCAGCCCTGCAGTGATCCAAATCATAACATaaggaagaaaagaaaaaggaaaaataaataaatattagaaaaatattactaaaacaaataatgcaaaagaaaataaacaatttgtgtcTTGACAAAATagtttatacaaataaatatgcaactAAAAGTATATGAACTAATAATCAGCTGATCATCAACAAATTGATGCGGAAGCTTTGAGTTGGCGTTGGCGTATGCATAAATCCAAATATTGTGACGAGTTTTCAGgcagtgaaaaataaataagaaatcttaatctaaaataaaataaataaagacggaatatatattatattaatagctTTCACGTGCCATTTATGCTTCGGTTGAGTGCTTCAcagaaatttggaaaaaatcttagatttattaattttaaatagtcgaaacctaaaaatgttgcctacatttaggcgctttgAATCTCTCTTTTTTTAGTGAAGACACACACCATGAACtaaatttgttattgtatttcattaaattattagattttcattgaattaaacaatttaattggtGTAGTAgtattttttactctttttctaaaaatattcgaaaataatagtaaatcgtctggtaggccaataagccacatagaccagttttcgTCTTTTGCGATAGTCCATCAGGAGTAGTCATCCATTAGGATGCCTACGCTTGATGCGAATTTGAAAAGGTTTTTACtatcgatacctcttccagatacTCATACTTTGAGGAccccaaaaaataataatttattttaaaagtacaGTTGAACTTAACTAACTCTaattaatccacaaaaaaacttcgagttagaaggacttccgagttacggaagttaatttgtatgaaattagaCTTTTATTGTCAAtatggagaactttgagttaaagaagttcgagTCATGAAAGTACAACTGTATTACATTTACGGTTGATTTAACGGATCACTACGTGGCTCCAAATTCGTTTCAATCGTTCTTTTTTGATACGTTTACAAGTTTTGATAACTTCAATTTCTATTTCATTGATAACCATAATAcgaaacaaagaaaaaagtcTAAAAAGGAAATTTGTTTTATGGCTTTTGTTAAGAAGTCCCCATGACCTTGTGTGACGACATACCTCACAATTTTGTCAGCACTGTCAAATCGATTATATATCAAGTGAGGTTTATTAAAACTCCGAGACTTCAATGCTTACACTTTAGTGGGAATTCTcccgtatatattatattaatttggatttttttattcaacataATTCAGTGTAAAAATTTAGATTCATATATGTTAAGTACAGGCGTAAGTATTTCCATAAAGTGATACTCTCGAGGTTTTCGGGTAAAATTATTTGACAAGTGTCTTGAGAACCATAGTAACTAtccatatatattaatattcaatGAGCTATTTGGTAAACGAAAACGATGTGGCGCGAATTTCTTTGACTTTTTGGCACAAACGAACAACCATTCGAATAGTGTG
This portion of the Zeugodacus cucurbitae isolate PBARC_wt_2022May chromosome 3, idZeuCucr1.2, whole genome shotgun sequence genome encodes:
- the LOC105210784 gene encoding cGMP-dependent protein kinase, isozyme 2 forms cD4/T1/T3A/T3B isoform X1, encoding MRICFDRLCFATKRPANTAEHSDSDSPHSLPPPPPDRLQFNNNEQLKRNVITTKPPTSSNHKHQQQSPSAPTQPANLWLLSQSNNSSNGNSTQNYSNAPFGPGTIHNTLDPPAAKQNGAPPTTTTNELNALYTTAATTTTTAAESVANVESLAATNATDERQSFRQKSTINVGRKSTTTTNCSENDEYNQFNNSTDSGIGSSLRGSSSRNCLAKTNAYNNAVSANEVRESSISVGHPDPNASAIADTNNSTVTEANACIPTVLRSNADNVTANGVIACGEETDSAYTTAAKKGAETTEVDDVDAERTSENAATMQQEPNANFQFQPDLGLVNNNSLPALTGLGSNTGAIRTLTLPLQQDVITQTFIYGAVPPSAAQHINSLQQQELQLQHRYHQLQQLQAQTQGLFLNTNAPGTVAAAAAAAAVAQGGGTSFVVGTPPQLYTTTAAQAADFCAAQQQKLLNEQMQGLCIAGGNAAPANAPPANAPTINSLLDSSPTMNILNNSYVPTSAQEERFMQIIQAKELKIQEMQRALQQKDTEIAELKSHLDKFQSVFPFSRHASTATTPGAGVQQRKSGQAYQRQRAQGISAEPQSESSVLLEPGALPKYDKDERSRELIKSAILDNDFMKNLDITQIREIVDCMYPVKYAAKSLIIKEGDVGSIVYVMEEGRVEVSREGKYLSTLSGAKVLGELAILYNCQRTATITAITECKLWAIERQCFQTIMMRTGLIRQAQYTDFLKSVPIFKNLPEDTLIKISDVLEETHYQMGDYIVRQGARGDTFFIISKGQVRVTIKQPDTQEEKFIRTLVKGDFFGEKALQGDDLRTANIICDSADGVTCLVIDRETFNQLISNLDEIKHRYDDECIGERKKINEEFDNVKLTDLRIIATLGVGGFGRVELVQINGDNSRSFALKQMKKSQIVETRQQQHIMSEKEIMGEANCQFIVKLFKTFKDRKYLYMLMESCLGGELWTILRDRCKFDDATTRFYTACVVEAFQYLHSRNIIYRDLKPENLLLDEKGYVKLVDFGFAKKLQSGRKTWTFCGTPEYVAPEVILNRGHDISADYWSLGVLMFELLTGTPPFTGSDPMRTYNIILKGIDAIEFPRDITRNASNLIKKLCRDNPAERLGYQRGGISEIQKHRWFDGFYWLGLQNRTLEPPIRPTVKSVVDTTNFDAYPPDPEGPPPDDLTGWDKDF